A window of Clostridiales bacterium genomic DNA:
TGCCTATAATTGAGTTAAAGGGCGCGATACCTTTGGGAATGGGGCTTGCGCTCCGTTATGGAATAGACCTTAATCCGTGGGTCTATTTTATTTTTGCTTATTTGGGATCGTGCCTGCCCGCCCCGTTTATAATTATGTTTTTGCGCCCGGTTTTGAATTATCTTGCCAAAACCAAGCTTTTTAGAAAGTTATCCCAATGGCTTAGCGCCCGTTTTTCCAAAAAAACATCCCAAATCAATCAAAAGGCCGACCAAAAATCGGAGGCTTATATGGAAAAACTTAAAAACGGCTATACAGAAGACGAGCTAAAAGAGCTTTACAGGCGCAAAAGAATAGAATGGTTTAAATATATATCGCTTTTTTTATTTGTCGCCGTGCCTTTGCCTTTGACGGGCTGCTGGACAGGCTCGGGCATTGCGGCGTTTATGGGCCTAAACCTAAAAAAAGGCCTGCCTATAATTTTTTTGGGCAATCTAGTCGCGGGATTGTTGATAATGTTTTTATCTTTGGCGGGCTTTAGCTTGCCCAGTTTGTTTTAAGATTTTTTTATTTTTTTAAATTAGGTTTTCTTTTTTTGAATTATTTTCTGTTTTTATTGGCAAACTAACAGAC
This region includes:
- a CDS encoding small multi-drug export protein produces the protein MNIFIVLLVTFAVAAVPIIELKGAIPLGMGLALRYGIDLNPWVYFIFAYLGSCLPAPFIIMFLRPVLNYLAKTKLFRKLSQWLSARFSKKTSQINQKADQKSEAYMEKLKNGYTEDELKELYRRKRIEWFKYISLFLFVAVPLPLTGCWTGSGIAAFMGLNLKKGLPIIFLGNLVAGLLIMFLSLAGFSLPSLF